One part of the Gracilimonas sediminicola genome encodes these proteins:
- a CDS encoding DUF5676 family membrane protein yields the protein MGKLNTKKLGIAVGATGVILYLGCALLMIVLGQQGTISFFNALLHGFDTSSIIRMDIPLWESLLGIILTFIIGWISGAIVAATYNYSLNDSEN from the coding sequence ATGGGAAAACTAAACACCAAGAAATTAGGAATAGCGGTTGGCGCAACAGGCGTGATTCTATACCTGGGCTGTGCCTTGTTGATGATTGTGCTTGGCCAGCAAGGAACTATTTCCTTTTTTAACGCCCTCTTGCACGGATTTGATACGTCATCAATCATTCGAATGGATATTCCTTTGTGGGAATCACTACTTGGAATTATTCTGACCTTCATTATAGGCTGGATATCTGGGGCAATAGTCGCTGCCACGTATAATTATAGTCTAAACGATTCTGAGAATTGA
- a CDS encoding YybH family protein, which yields MKSLIKIFAVLVFLSGTVMAQTNQKETKVLEALENFKTAIIENDSDAASNVMADDVLILEGSGMETKKEYLSHHFHSDGKFLSAMYREILTQKISIEGNTAWVSTVSSMKGTYSEREIDLTSLELAVLKKEGSDWKITAIHWSSR from the coding sequence TAAAAATATTCGCTGTTCTTGTGTTTTTATCAGGAACGGTGATGGCTCAGACAAACCAAAAAGAAACCAAGGTATTAGAAGCACTTGAAAACTTTAAAACCGCCATTATTGAAAATGATTCTGATGCCGCGTCAAATGTAATGGCTGATGATGTCTTGATACTGGAAGGCAGCGGAATGGAAACGAAGAAAGAATATCTTTCCCATCACTTTCACTCTGATGGTAAATTTTTGAGTGCCATGTATCGTGAGATACTAACTCAAAAAATCAGCATTGAAGGAAATACAGCATGGGTCAGCACGGTTAGTTCCATGAAAGGAACGTATTCCGAAAGAGAAATAGACCTGACCTCTCTCGAACTTGCTGTATTAAAAAAAGAGGGTTCGGATTGGAAAATTACCGCTATTCACTGGTCATCCCGATAA
- a CDS encoding P-II family nitrogen regulator, with translation MKEIKAFIRTNMIDYVIDGLEALPEPPGITLSDVRGWGHVKAEDKARLTNRIKLETVVPDERVAEIIDTIIQKGKTGNSGDGKIFISEVDKAIRIRTGEIDDEVIR, from the coding sequence ATGAAAGAGATTAAAGCATTTATTCGTACCAACATGATTGATTACGTCATTGATGGCCTTGAAGCCTTACCAGAACCGCCTGGTATAACCTTATCGGATGTGCGGGGATGGGGGCACGTTAAAGCCGAAGATAAAGCACGGCTCACCAACCGTATAAAACTGGAAACCGTTGTTCCCGATGAACGGGTTGCTGAAATTATTGATACGATCATCCAAAAAGGAAAAACGGGCAATTCGGGTGATGGCAAAATATTTATATCCGAAGTAGATAAAGCTATAAGAATTCGAACTGGGGAAATCGACGATGAAGTGATTCGATAG
- a CDS encoding TolC family protein, whose protein sequence is MSKYIKTMLLIGTLVLAAGCASERTVLQAPSESTLIEHESEDYSSQILNRNLNSSANSIAIGDTLSYRTALAKTLLENPGLQSYAWQVRVKEAERIQAALLPNPELEAEMENFGGTGPFEGYDSRETTIRLSQKVLLGADRMKRKRLAGLTTELAGWDYETQRLNTLTGLTQAYTSALEAQLQWEQQKELLDVARQFYESVSAQVEAGKVSKLEQTKAQVELSRARIDLENRRNSMQSAFTTLASFWGSDQVSFSVLSGELGMPDSIPDYQYVTEFIEQNPDVARWTTEIQQREASLSYERSKAIPDIKISGGYRWMEDLGAEAALVGVSIPLPFFDRNQGNVKAARYELNRAETVRESARIEVQKALQNSYNKLQAALYEAEQLQAEVLPGAQTAYKAAQAGYRQGKFDFLEVLDAQRTLFTSRTRYVQALAELNRAIAQVERLIGTPLNEISTN, encoded by the coding sequence ATGTCAAAATATATCAAAACGATGCTGCTCATCGGCACGCTCGTGCTTGCTGCCGGTTGCGCCAGCGAACGAACGGTACTTCAAGCACCATCTGAAAGCACGCTTATAGAACATGAATCCGAGGACTATTCTTCTCAGATTCTAAACAGAAATTTAAACTCTTCGGCCAATTCGATTGCCATTGGCGACACGCTGAGCTATCGAACGGCACTGGCTAAAACGCTCCTCGAAAACCCCGGTCTGCAAAGTTATGCCTGGCAAGTTCGGGTTAAGGAAGCCGAGCGCATTCAAGCTGCTTTGTTGCCCAATCCGGAACTGGAAGCCGAAATGGAAAACTTTGGAGGAACCGGTCCTTTTGAAGGCTATGATTCCAGGGAAACCACGATAAGGCTCAGCCAAAAAGTTCTCTTAGGGGCTGATCGGATGAAACGGAAACGACTGGCCGGTTTAACCACTGAGCTCGCCGGGTGGGATTACGAAACCCAGCGTTTAAATACGCTCACCGGACTCACACAAGCTTATACGTCCGCTTTGGAAGCCCAACTGCAATGGGAGCAACAGAAAGAGTTATTAGATGTTGCCCGACAATTTTATGAAAGCGTGTCGGCGCAAGTCGAAGCCGGGAAAGTTTCAAAACTGGAGCAGACCAAAGCACAGGTAGAACTCTCTCGTGCACGCATAGATCTGGAAAACAGGCGCAATTCGATGCAATCCGCTTTTACCACACTGGCCTCATTTTGGGGAAGTGATCAGGTATCATTCTCAGTATTGTCAGGAGAGTTAGGGATGCCGGATTCTATTCCAGACTACCAATACGTGACCGAATTTATAGAGCAAAACCCGGATGTAGCTCGCTGGACTACCGAGATTCAGCAACGGGAAGCTTCCCTTTCGTATGAGCGATCCAAAGCCATTCCTGATATAAAAATCAGCGGCGGGTATCGCTGGATGGAAGATCTTGGAGCCGAAGCTGCTTTAGTAGGTGTCTCCATACCTCTTCCATTTTTTGACCGGAACCAGGGGAATGTAAAGGCAGCTCGCTATGAGCTCAACCGTGCGGAAACGGTGCGGGAGTCTGCCAGGATTGAGGTGCAAAAAGCCCTTCAAAATAGCTATAACAAGTTACAAGCTGCTTTATATGAGGCCGAACAACTTCAAGCTGAAGTCTTGCCCGGAGCCCAAACGGCTTATAAAGCTGCCCAAGCCGGCTACCGGCAGGGCAAGTTTGATTTTCTGGAAGTACTGGATGCCCAGCGAACTTTATTTACCAGCCGGACCCGCTACGTACAAGCGCTGGCTGAACTGAACCGTGCCATCGCACAAGTTGAGCGACTAATCGGCACGCCTTTGAATGAAATTTCTACCAACTAA
- a CDS encoding efflux RND transporter periplasmic adaptor subunit: protein MKIINVLLPVWMLLLSGVVISGCSSQNESTPQTENHATADEHGSEETQHTEEEGEHSEEESEGPGEVHLSEEQMASLNINVDTLKAGSASSVIQRPASVMYDMDRIAKVGPRIEAKVVKVLKDLGDYVEEGEPIAQMSSVGLGKIKANYIRLRAAMKKEEAHFKREQNLYEQDISSQAELLQAELEYEQAKAELDAASEALRLYGLSHNDIQNIKAGSEIPLSYFYLSSPLSGTIQERDLSPGQTISPSETPVHVADLSKVWVMIDGYEQDIRYLETGQGVELSIRSTPGTTFEGTTDWISYELEKETRTMPVRALFDNPEGQLRAGMFGTARIYTNSKETAALIPVGAVQQIEGTDRVFVPGEEPGSFRPVAVTLGNERDGFVEVLSGLTPGQAAVVSGAFDLKSALTAATRSADHGH, encoded by the coding sequence ATGAAGATCATTAACGTATTACTTCCGGTGTGGATGTTGCTTTTGAGTGGAGTCGTTATAAGCGGCTGTAGTTCTCAAAATGAATCCACTCCTCAAACAGAAAACCATGCCACTGCTGATGAACACGGTAGTGAAGAAACACAACATACAGAGGAAGAAGGTGAACATTCGGAGGAAGAGAGTGAAGGACCCGGTGAAGTTCACCTTTCTGAAGAGCAAATGGCTTCCCTCAATATAAATGTAGATACCCTGAAAGCCGGAAGTGCAAGCTCCGTAATTCAACGGCCTGCCAGTGTGATGTACGATATGGATCGCATTGCAAAAGTGGGTCCGCGTATTGAGGCCAAAGTGGTTAAAGTGCTTAAAGATTTGGGGGATTACGTGGAAGAAGGCGAGCCCATTGCACAAATGAGCAGCGTTGGACTTGGCAAGATCAAAGCCAATTACATTCGTCTCAGAGCGGCCATGAAGAAGGAGGAAGCCCACTTTAAGCGTGAGCAAAATTTGTATGAACAGGATATCTCCAGTCAGGCTGAGCTGTTGCAGGCCGAATTGGAATATGAACAAGCGAAAGCAGAGCTTGATGCCGCCTCTGAAGCGTTGCGTTTATACGGATTATCCCATAATGATATCCAAAATATTAAGGCCGGAAGTGAGATTCCGCTTTCTTATTTCTACCTGAGCAGTCCCTTGAGTGGTACCATTCAGGAGCGAGACCTTTCTCCCGGACAGACTATAAGCCCCAGTGAAACGCCGGTTCATGTAGCCGACTTGTCTAAGGTTTGGGTGATGATAGACGGATATGAGCAAGATATTCGCTATCTGGAAACCGGACAGGGTGTTGAGCTTTCCATACGAAGCACTCCTGGAACCACCTTTGAGGGAACGACCGACTGGATCTCGTACGAGCTGGAAAAAGAAACCCGAACCATGCCCGTACGTGCGCTTTTTGATAATCCTGAGGGACAGCTCCGTGCCGGTATGTTTGGTACCGCTCGCATCTACACCAATTCAAAGGAAACCGCTGCGCTCATTCCGGTGGGTGCTGTTCAGCAAATCGAAGGCACCGACCGTGTTTTTGTGCCTGGTGAAGAGCCCGGAAGTTTTCGTCCGGTAGCCGTAACCCTTGGAAATGAACGAGATGGTTTCGTGGAAGTGCTTTCCGGTTTAACACCTGGACAAGCAGCCGTAGTTTCCGGGGCTTTTGACCTGAAATCAGCTCTTACCGCCGCAACCCGGAGTGCAGATCATGGCCACTAA
- a CDS encoding efflux RND transporter permease subunit, producing the protein MLEQIIDKVLKNRLTIFILVAAVALYGYFSFRDVPIDSFPDVSPTLVQVFTSSPGLSPVDVETQISYPIEISMYGLPKLDRVQSTSIFGLSRVNIYFEEGTDIYFARRLVNERLSQAKNEIPDGLGEPQLGPITTGLGTVLMYEVKNKEGYDHSLMDIRTAQDWIVKPQLRTVPGVTGVLSIGGDVRQFQVKADMNALVSRGLTLEDLEGALNKNNRTVGASFLERGGEEYLVRGYGWIQPDSAGINDIRNVIVSNENGTPVYVKDVAEVAFGSEIKRGTLVANGEESVGGFVLKLIGTNTQDLLAEMDNKVDAINSALPEGMIMETFYSQGELVEKAVGTVTNALYIGAILVLIVLYFFMGDIRSTLIIISTVPIAFLIAFIGMKWLGISANLMSLGGLAISIGMIGDSATVIVENTYRLLEERKEGNVSLTRIVSEAAREVIRPVFFATSIIIIVFLPLFSLEGVEGKMFKPLAYTITFALFGAIFLALTYIPIISSFILPEKGMDKEPWLVRTLKKWSEPLIEKTSKYPKMVFGAALVLFAGSMAIFPFLGTEFQPTLREGTYAVRSVLPPGANLPTTTEYSKRLQESMLTFPEVESVYSRVGRAEVGGDPEPVNVVFNVVNLKPLDAWEWGRDYEELQTAMAEKLSKDLPGVSSNFSQPIQLRTDELLSGVRAQVVVSLYGDDLDVLAEKAGEIQAIAEGVEGAVDVRAQQQGGKPQILVRPDREQLARLGISMDDFLNTVETGIGGSVAGQVFEGIRRFDIFVRLQESQRAHIDQVRDLPIRTAKGALVPLSQIADVEVFTGPKQISRNKASRRTYVQLNVRGRDMGSVVSEIQQKVAEQVELPAGYFTEYGGQFENQQRAMARLYVVVPITLGLIFFMLFSTFSSWKYAVLIFLNIPFATIGGIVALWVSGLYLSVPAAVGFIAIFGIAVLNGVVLVSYINQLREEGLETHKAVVKAALLRLRPVLMTALTTGLGLIPLLLANDIGSNVQRPLAAVVVGGLVTSTLLTLVVLPTIYKWFAEPVEHVEL; encoded by the coding sequence ATGCTTGAACAAATAATTGATAAAGTATTAAAGAACCGGCTAACCATCTTTATTTTGGTAGCCGCGGTAGCGCTCTATGGCTACTTTTCATTTCGGGATGTACCCATAGATTCCTTTCCCGACGTATCACCCACACTCGTGCAGGTGTTTACTTCCAGTCCGGGCCTTTCTCCGGTAGATGTGGAAACCCAGATCAGTTATCCCATTGAGATCTCCATGTATGGTTTACCGAAGCTGGACCGGGTGCAAAGCACCTCCATTTTCGGGCTTTCCAGAGTGAATATTTACTTTGAGGAAGGAACCGATATTTACTTTGCCCGGCGACTAGTCAACGAACGACTGTCGCAGGCCAAAAACGAGATACCGGACGGACTTGGTGAACCCCAACTTGGCCCTATCACCACCGGCCTTGGAACGGTGTTGATGTATGAGGTCAAGAATAAAGAAGGCTACGATCACTCCCTCATGGACATTCGAACTGCTCAGGACTGGATCGTAAAACCGCAGCTGCGAACAGTACCCGGCGTAACCGGCGTACTGTCGATTGGCGGTGATGTTCGTCAATTCCAGGTCAAAGCTGATATGAACGCGCTGGTTTCCCGCGGTCTTACCCTTGAAGATCTCGAAGGCGCACTCAATAAAAATAATCGTACAGTTGGAGCCTCTTTTCTGGAACGCGGAGGAGAAGAATACCTGGTGCGCGGTTATGGCTGGATTCAACCCGATTCTGCCGGGATCAACGACATCAGGAATGTGATTGTATCTAACGAAAACGGCACTCCGGTGTATGTGAAAGATGTAGCTGAAGTGGCATTTGGCTCGGAAATCAAGCGGGGAACACTGGTTGCCAACGGGGAAGAATCGGTGGGCGGTTTTGTGTTGAAACTCATCGGAACCAACACACAGGACTTGCTGGCCGAAATGGATAATAAAGTGGATGCCATTAATAGCGCCCTCCCCGAAGGGATGATCATGGAAACCTTTTATTCTCAAGGTGAACTCGTAGAAAAAGCCGTGGGTACAGTTACCAATGCCCTCTACATCGGAGCCATTCTGGTGCTCATCGTGCTGTACTTTTTTATGGGAGATATCCGATCCACGTTGATCATTATTTCCACGGTTCCCATCGCCTTTTTGATTGCTTTCATAGGGATGAAATGGCTGGGTATATCGGCCAACCTAATGAGTCTTGGTGGACTGGCAATAAGCATCGGGATGATTGGTGACAGCGCCACGGTAATTGTGGAAAACACGTACAGGCTGCTTGAGGAGCGAAAAGAAGGAAATGTGTCCCTAACACGGATTGTGAGTGAAGCCGCGCGTGAAGTCATTCGACCGGTCTTTTTCGCTACCAGCATTATCATCATTGTATTTCTGCCACTCTTCTCGCTTGAAGGTGTGGAAGGAAAGATGTTCAAACCGCTGGCTTATACCATTACCTTTGCGCTGTTCGGAGCCATCTTTTTAGCGCTGACGTACATTCCTATTATCTCCAGCTTCATCCTTCCCGAAAAAGGCATGGACAAGGAACCCTGGTTGGTACGTACGCTCAAAAAATGGAGTGAACCGTTGATCGAGAAGACCTCCAAATATCCTAAAATGGTATTTGGTGCCGCTCTTGTTCTCTTTGCCGGAAGCATGGCCATCTTTCCGTTTTTAGGAACCGAGTTTCAGCCCACTTTACGAGAAGGTACCTACGCCGTTCGTTCGGTATTACCACCGGGGGCCAATCTTCCAACCACTACCGAATACTCCAAGCGGCTTCAGGAATCGATGCTAACCTTTCCTGAAGTAGAGAGTGTGTATTCGCGTGTTGGTCGCGCCGAAGTGGGTGGAGATCCTGAGCCGGTGAACGTGGTCTTCAACGTGGTGAATTTGAAACCGTTGGATGCATGGGAATGGGGACGTGATTACGAAGAACTTCAGACCGCGATGGCAGAAAAACTATCCAAGGATCTACCCGGCGTTTCTTCCAATTTCTCCCAACCTATTCAGCTTCGTACTGATGAGCTGCTAAGCGGCGTTCGGGCCCAAGTGGTTGTGAGTTTATATGGCGATGACCTGGATGTGCTGGCTGAAAAAGCCGGTGAAATCCAGGCCATTGCTGAAGGTGTGGAAGGAGCTGTAGATGTCCGCGCCCAGCAACAAGGCGGCAAGCCGCAAATCCTGGTTCGTCCGGATCGTGAGCAGTTGGCCCGGCTGGGAATTAGCATGGATGACTTCCTTAACACCGTAGAAACCGGGATCGGTGGTTCGGTAGCCGGGCAAGTGTTCGAAGGCATCCGCCGCTTCGATATCTTCGTTCGCCTCCAGGAATCTCAGCGAGCTCACATTGATCAGGTTCGTGATCTGCCTATCCGCACAGCTAAAGGAGCATTGGTTCCGCTGTCACAAATAGCCGATGTGGAAGTCTTTACCGGACCAAAGCAGATCTCCCGAAATAAAGCCAGTCGCCGAACCTATGTACAGCTTAACGTGCGAGGACGAGACATGGGAAGCGTAGTCAGTGAAATTCAGCAAAAGGTGGCTGAGCAGGTCGAACTACCGGCAGGATATTTCACCGAATACGGCGGACAGTTTGAAAATCAACAGCGGGCGATGGCGCGGTTGTATGTAGTGGTTCCCATTACGCTGGGACTCATTTTTTTCATGCTGTTTTCCACCTTCAGTAGCTGGAAATACGCTGTGCTCATCTTCCTGAATATACCCTTTGCCACTATCGGTGGTATTGTAGCGCTTTGGGTGTCCGGTCTCTACTTGTCCGTGCCGGCAGCCGTGGGTTTTATCGCCATCTTTGGTATCGCGGTACTCAATGGCGTGGTGCTGGTTTCCTACATCAACCAACTTCGGGAGGAAGGACTTGAAACCCACAAGGCAGTTGTTAAAGCCGCCTTGTTACGGCTACGCCCTGTACTCATGACGGCCTTAACCACCGGTCTCGGACTGATTCCGTTGCTACTGGCAAACGATATCGGCTCGAATGTGCAACGTCCTCTGGCAGCCGTGGTAGTTGGTGGTCTGGTAACATCGACTCTGCTTACACTGGTGGTATTACCCACTATCTACAAGTGGTTCGCTGAACCAGTAGAACACGTTGAACTGTAA
- a CDS encoding copper-translocating P-type ATPase: MNHEHHNHEDHNHDKKHNQDHGGHEGHSHHEHHKMMVQDFKFRFWWVLALTIPIMALSPMIQDFLGVDWRFTGDSWILATLSTVVYFFGGWPFLTGLIDELKKKQPGMMTLIGLAISIAYIYSTAVVFGFEGDLLYWELSTLVGIMLLGHWIEMRSVMSASSALEELAALIPGEAHRVNEDGSTEDVPVEELQQGDKVLIKPGEKVPADGLVVKGESSVNEAMLTGESKPVSKEKDDEVIGGSVNEKGSLTIQISKTGDDSFLSQVISLVREAQESKSRTQDLANRAAFWLTIVAITAGLITFGAWIFFTGQSFDFAMNRTVAVMVITCPHALGLAIPLVVSRSTSIAATNGFLIRNRSAFEQARNLDSIIFDKTGTLTEGTFTVTNILNFGDDHSDEEVLKYAASLEKNSEHPLAKGILEKADETWEPDEFNSITGKGIEGKVNGKSVKVVSPGYIREQEMEYPAAEVEKVSSQGKTVVFVIIEDKLTGAIALGDQIRESSKNAIDELHKMGIECIMLTGDNQQTADYVAGELGIDQVFAEVLPDEKADKVKEVQGQGKLVAMTGDGVNDAPALAQADVGIAIGAGSDVAVETGDIVLVKDNPQDVTALIKLSKSTYRKMVQNLWWASGYNIGAIPLAAGVLFAWGIILSPAVGAILMSLSTVIVAINARFLKLEN; encoded by the coding sequence ATGAACCACGAACATCACAATCACGAAGACCATAACCACGATAAGAAACACAATCAGGATCATGGTGGGCATGAAGGGCACTCCCATCATGAGCATCACAAAATGATGGTTCAGGACTTTAAATTTCGATTCTGGTGGGTGCTTGCACTCACGATTCCGATCATGGCCCTATCACCTATGATCCAGGATTTTCTGGGTGTGGACTGGAGATTCACCGGTGACAGCTGGATTTTAGCTACGTTATCAACCGTCGTTTACTTCTTTGGCGGATGGCCATTTCTCACCGGCCTGATTGATGAACTTAAGAAAAAGCAACCGGGTATGATGACGCTCATCGGCCTTGCTATTTCTATTGCCTACATCTATAGCACGGCTGTGGTCTTTGGCTTTGAAGGCGACCTGCTCTACTGGGAGCTTTCAACTTTGGTAGGCATTATGCTTTTGGGACACTGGATCGAAATGCGCTCCGTGATGAGCGCCTCGTCAGCTTTGGAAGAGTTAGCTGCTTTGATACCGGGTGAAGCCCATCGCGTTAATGAAGATGGGTCTACAGAAGACGTCCCTGTGGAAGAATTACAACAGGGTGATAAAGTGCTCATCAAACCGGGTGAAAAAGTACCCGCTGATGGATTGGTTGTGAAAGGGGAGTCGAGCGTAAACGAAGCTATGTTAACAGGAGAATCCAAGCCGGTTAGTAAAGAAAAAGATGATGAGGTAATTGGCGGATCTGTAAATGAAAAAGGCTCTCTTACGATACAAATTTCTAAAACCGGGGACGATTCATTCTTATCTCAGGTTATTAGCCTGGTAAGAGAAGCACAGGAAAGTAAGTCTCGCACCCAGGATTTAGCCAATCGGGCTGCTTTTTGGCTGACCATCGTTGCTATTACAGCCGGCCTCATCACCTTTGGAGCCTGGATCTTTTTTACGGGACAAAGCTTTGACTTTGCGATGAACCGAACCGTGGCGGTCATGGTCATTACCTGTCCACACGCGTTAGGCCTGGCTATTCCTTTGGTTGTTTCCCGATCAACCAGTATTGCTGCGACCAATGGATTTCTTATACGCAATCGGTCTGCTTTTGAGCAAGCAAGAAACTTGGATTCCATTATATTCGATAAAACTGGTACGCTGACCGAAGGAACATTCACGGTAACCAATATTCTGAATTTTGGGGATGATCACTCCGATGAAGAGGTACTCAAATATGCAGCTTCGCTGGAGAAAAACTCTGAACATCCACTTGCAAAAGGAATCCTCGAAAAAGCCGACGAAACCTGGGAGCCGGATGAGTTTAATTCCATTACCGGAAAGGGAATTGAAGGCAAGGTAAATGGAAAGTCGGTGAAAGTAGTAAGCCCTGGATATATTCGGGAGCAAGAAATGGAATACCCAGCAGCTGAAGTGGAAAAGGTATCTTCTCAGGGAAAAACGGTGGTTTTTGTGATCATCGAAGATAAATTGACAGGAGCGATTGCTTTGGGAGATCAAATCCGAGAATCGTCTAAAAATGCGATTGATGAACTGCACAAGATGGGTATTGAGTGCATCATGCTTACGGGCGACAATCAACAAACGGCCGATTATGTAGCCGGGGAATTAGGCATAGATCAAGTGTTTGCCGAAGTGCTACCGGATGAAAAAGCCGATAAGGTGAAGGAAGTTCAGGGGCAAGGAAAACTTGTGGCCATGACCGGAGACGGCGTCAACGATGCCCCCGCTTTAGCTCAGGCTGATGTTGGAATTGCTATCGGAGCTGGTTCAGATGTTGCCGTTGAAACCGGCGATATCGTACTGGTAAAAGATAACCCTCAAGATGTCACTGCTCTCATCAAACTTTCCAAATCTACTTATCGCAAAATGGTTCAAAACCTGTGGTGGGCTTCCGGCTATAATATCGGAGCCATTCCCCTTGCCGCAGGTGTCCTGTTTGCCTGGGGCATTATATTAAGTCCTGCAGTGGGAGCCATACTGATGTCGCTAAGTACTGTTATTGTAGCTATCAATGCACGGTTCTTGAAGCTTGAAAATTGA